A window from Phalacrocorax carbo chromosome 20, bPhaCar2.1, whole genome shotgun sequence encodes these proteins:
- the DNAJC11 gene encoding dnaJ homolog subfamily C member 11, which produces MAAALGEEVPDNEDYYSLLNVRREASQEELKAAYRRLCMLYHPDKHRDPDLKTQAERLFNLVHQAYEVLSDPQTRAIYDIYGRRGLEMEGWEVVERKRTPAEIREEFERLQREREERRLQQRTNPKGTISVGIDATDLFDRYDEEYEDVPGSSFPQIEINKMHISQSIEAPLTATDTAILSGNLSTQNGNGGGSINLALRRVTSAKGWGELEFGAGDLQGPLFGLKIFRNLTPRCFITTNCALQFSSRGIRPGLTTVLARNLDKNTMGYLQWRWGIQSAMNTSIVRDTKTSHFTVALQLGIPHSFMMVSYQHKFQDEDQTRVKGSLKAGFFGTIVEYGAERKISRHSILGATISVGVPQGVSLKIKLNRASQTYFFPVHLTDQLLPSAVFYATVGPLVIYFAMHRLIIKPYLRAQKERELEKQRETTASDILQKKQEAEAAVRLMQESVRRIIEAEEARMGLIVVNAWYGKFVNDNSRKNEKVKVIDVTVPLQCLVKDSKLILTEASKAGLPGFYDPCVGEEKSLKVLYQFRGVLHQVMSADNEALRIPKQSHRIDADG; this is translated from the exons GCCTCTCAGGAAGAACTAAAAGCTGCCTACCGCCGACTGTGTATGCTGTACCATCCAGACAAGCACAGAGACCCCGACCTCAAAACGCAAGCTGAGCGGCTGTTTAACCTTGTTCACCAAGCTTATGAAG TGCTTAGTGATCCACAGACCAGAGCCATCTATGACATATATGGGAGGAGAGGACTGGAAATGGAAGGATGGGAG GTTGTGGAAAGGAAGAGAACTCCAGCTGAAATCAGGGAAGAATTTGAGCGtttgcagagagagagggaagagagaagactGCAGCAGCGAACTAATCCAAAG GGAACAATTAGTGTTGGAATAGATGCCACTGACCTCTTTGATCGTTACGACGAAGAATACGAAGATGTGCCTGGGAGCAGCTTTCCCCAGATCGAGATAAACAAAATGCACATATCCCAGTCCATTGAG GCACCACTGACTGCCACGGACACAGCAATACTGTCTGGTAACCTTTCCACCCAGAATGGGAATGGAGGTGGATCGATTAATCTTGCTCTGAGACGAGTGACTTCTGCCAAGGGATGGGGAGAG TTGGAGTTTGGAGCAGGAGACCTTCAGGGACCTCTCTTCGGTCTGAAGATATTCCGTAATCTTACACCAAGATG TTTCATCACTACAAACTGTGCCCTGCAGTTTTCATCCCGTGGGATCCGCCCAGGCCTCACCACGGTTCTAGCCCGCAACCTTGACAAGAACACGATGGGGTATTTACAGTGGCGGTGGGGCATCCAGTCAGCCATGAACACTAGTATTGTCCGGGATACAAAAACCAGCCATTTCACTGTGGCATTACAG CTGGGAATCCCCCATTCTTTCATGATGGTCAGTTATCAGCATAAGTTTCAGGATGAAGATCAAACACGAGTGAAAGGTTCTCTCAA GGCGGGTTTCTTTGGGACCATAGTGGAGTATGGAGCGGAGAGGAAGATTTCCAGGCACAGCATTTTAGGAGCCACCATCAGTGTTGGTGTTCCCCAAGGAGTGTCCTTGAAAATCAA GTTGAATAGGGCTAGCCAGACCTACTTCTTCCCTGTCCACCTAACAGATCAGCTGCTTCCCAGTGCTGTATTCTATGCCACCGTGGGACCTCTAGTTATCTACTTCGCCATGCATAGGCTAATCATCAAACCCTACCTCAGGGCGCAAAAGGAGAG AGAGCTGGAGAAGCAAAGGGAGACGACCGCCAGTGACATCCTTCAGAAGAAGCAGGAGGCTGAAGCTGCG GTCCGGTTAATGCAGGAGTCTGTCCGGAGGATAATAGAAGCGGAGGAAGCCAGAATGG GTTTGATTGTAGTGAACGCCTGGTATGGGAAGTTTGTTAATGACAACAGCAGGAAGAATGAGAAGGTGAAAGTAATAGATGTGACTGTGCCCCTGCAGTGCTTGGTGAAAGACTCCAAACTCATCCTTACAGAGGCATCCAAG GCTGGGCTGCCAGGTTTCTACGACCCCTGCGTGGGTGAGGAGAAGAGTTTGAAAGTGCTTTATCAGTTCCGAGGAGTTCTGCACCAAGTGATGTCCGCTGACAACGAGGCCCTTAGGATACCAAAGCAAT CTCACAGAATCGATGCAGATGGCTAA